From a single Bufo bufo chromosome 9, aBufBuf1.1, whole genome shotgun sequence genomic region:
- the TPRA1 gene encoding transmembrane protein adipocyte-associated 1 isoform X2 yields the protein MFLETRNSSVTNVTSLPFTASPYLTSALPTTSDISGANVTVPHVCLVILYEDIRSSRVRYWDLMLLIPNVLFFVFLLWKLPSTRAKIRVTSSPIFTTFYILVFVVSLVGIARAVVSMTVSSSSAATVTDKVLWEITRFFLLAIELSVIILGLAFGHLESKSSVKRVLAITAVLSLAYSVTQGTLEILYPDAHLSAEDFNIYGHGGRHFWLASSCFFFLVYTLVSILPKTPLKDRISLPSRKSFYVYAIILAMLNLVQGVGSALLCAEVINGLCLVDITTFLYFSLFAPLMYAAFLKSFFGSEPKILFSYKSQVDEPDDTDVHLPHPYAVAKKEGADSGFYSSTQIDTTAYLDDVASMPHVGSINSIDSDRWKAINA from the exons atgttcttGGAGACTCGGAACAGCTCGGTCACCAATGTCACCTCCTTACCCTTCACCGCCTCACCATATCTGACATCAGCGCTGCCAACCACCTCTGACATCAGCGGCGCCAATGTAACTGTACCACATGTGTGTCTGGTCATCCTGTATGAAGACATTAGAAGCTCCAG GGTAAGGTATTGGGACCTTATGCTTTTAATTCCCAATGTTCTCTTCTTCGTGTTCCTGCTGTGGAAGTTGCCCTCCACCAGAGCCAAAATCCGAGTCACATCAAGTCCAATTTTCACCACTTTCTACATCCTT GTGTTTGTGGTGTCACTTGTGGGAATCGCACGAGCGGTTGTCTCTATGACGGTCAGTTCATCCAGTGCAGCCACTGTCACAGATAAG gttttgtGGGAAATCACCAGGTTCTTCCTGCTCGCCATAGAACTGAGCGTCATCATCCTGGGTTTAGCTTTTG GTCATCTTGAAAGTAAATCCAGTGTAAAGCGGGTGCTGGCGATCACGGCCGTCCTGTCGCTTGCTTACTCAGTAACGCAG GGGACTTTGGAAATCCTGTATCCAGACGCCCATCTCTCAGCGGAGGACTTTAACATCTACGGGCATGGCGGCAGGCACTTCTGGCTTGCCAGTTCCTGCTTTTTCTTCTTG GTGTATACATTGGTTTCTATACTTCCCAAAACCCCACTGAAAGACCGCATCTCTCTACCAT CAAGGAAAAGTTTCTACGTGTACGCTATAATCCTGGCCATGCTGAATTTGGTGCAAGGAGTTGGAAGTGCCCTGCTGTGTGCGGAGGTCATTAATGGGCTGTG CCTCGTCGACATCACTACGTTTTTATACTTCAGCCTGTTTGCTCCTCTCATGTATGCGGCATTCCTGAAAAGCTTCTTTGG GTCCGAGCCTAAAATTCTCTTCTCCTACAAATCCCAAGTGGACGAGCCCGACGACACAGACGTCCACCTCCCGCATCCCTATGCCGTGGCGAAGAAGGAAGGCGCAGACTCGGGATTTTACTCCAGCACCCAGATTGACACGACGGCTTATCTAGACGACGTGGCCTCCATGCCGCACGTTGGGAGCATTAACAGCATCGACAGTGACCGCTGGAAAGCTATAAACGCCTAG
- the TPRA1 gene encoding transmembrane protein adipocyte-associated 1 isoform X1 codes for MIAVSLLLTSSTSLLQEVKIGDSLGSCLCPDHITLRMFLETRNSSVTNVTSLPFTASPYLTSALPTTSDISGANVTVPHVCLVILYEDIRSSRVRYWDLMLLIPNVLFFVFLLWKLPSTRAKIRVTSSPIFTTFYILVFVVSLVGIARAVVSMTVSSSSAATVTDKVLWEITRFFLLAIELSVIILGLAFGHLESKSSVKRVLAITAVLSLAYSVTQGTLEILYPDAHLSAEDFNIYGHGGRHFWLASSCFFFLVYTLVSILPKTPLKDRISLPSRKSFYVYAIILAMLNLVQGVGSALLCAEVINGLCLVDITTFLYFSLFAPLMYAAFLKSFFGSEPKILFSYKSQVDEPDDTDVHLPHPYAVAKKEGADSGFYSSTQIDTTAYLDDVASMPHVGSINSIDSDRWKAINA; via the exons ATGATTGCAGTTTCATTATTACTTACCTCGTccacatcactgctgcag GAAGTGAAGATCGGCGACTCCCTCGGCTCGTGCTTGTGTCCTGATCacatcacactcaggatgttcttGGAGACTCGGAACAGCTCGGTCACCAATGTCACCTCCTTACCCTTCACCGCCTCACCATATCTGACATCAGCGCTGCCAACCACCTCTGACATCAGCGGCGCCAATGTAACTGTACCACATGTGTGTCTGGTCATCCTGTATGAAGACATTAGAAGCTCCAG GGTAAGGTATTGGGACCTTATGCTTTTAATTCCCAATGTTCTCTTCTTCGTGTTCCTGCTGTGGAAGTTGCCCTCCACCAGAGCCAAAATCCGAGTCACATCAAGTCCAATTTTCACCACTTTCTACATCCTT GTGTTTGTGGTGTCACTTGTGGGAATCGCACGAGCGGTTGTCTCTATGACGGTCAGTTCATCCAGTGCAGCCACTGTCACAGATAAG gttttgtGGGAAATCACCAGGTTCTTCCTGCTCGCCATAGAACTGAGCGTCATCATCCTGGGTTTAGCTTTTG GTCATCTTGAAAGTAAATCCAGTGTAAAGCGGGTGCTGGCGATCACGGCCGTCCTGTCGCTTGCTTACTCAGTAACGCAG GGGACTTTGGAAATCCTGTATCCAGACGCCCATCTCTCAGCGGAGGACTTTAACATCTACGGGCATGGCGGCAGGCACTTCTGGCTTGCCAGTTCCTGCTTTTTCTTCTTG GTGTATACATTGGTTTCTATACTTCCCAAAACCCCACTGAAAGACCGCATCTCTCTACCAT CAAGGAAAAGTTTCTACGTGTACGCTATAATCCTGGCCATGCTGAATTTGGTGCAAGGAGTTGGAAGTGCCCTGCTGTGTGCGGAGGTCATTAATGGGCTGTG CCTCGTCGACATCACTACGTTTTTATACTTCAGCCTGTTTGCTCCTCTCATGTATGCGGCATTCCTGAAAAGCTTCTTTGG GTCCGAGCCTAAAATTCTCTTCTCCTACAAATCCCAAGTGGACGAGCCCGACGACACAGACGTCCACCTCCCGCATCCCTATGCCGTGGCGAAGAAGGAAGGCGCAGACTCGGGATTTTACTCCAGCACCCAGATTGACACGACGGCTTATCTAGACGACGTGGCCTCCATGCCGCACGTTGGGAGCATTAACAGCATCGACAGTGACCGCTGGAAAGCTATAAACGCCTAG